The sequence aacggtgcaacggatcgacgtgattttttgcatgggtatagataaagtcctggagagtgacataggccctttttcccggaaaatcgaagagttccgacaagatttttaaaaacagctagttataagatatttaaatttaagtttaGGACTTCAATTCCCCGGTCGCCCTTTATGTAGAAGATAACAAATACGTTATAAGGTTAACAAAACTAAAGATAAGTATACAATAATACACCAGATTATGAACTTaattcagtttaaaaaaatatttcaagtgcgagtccgactcgcacacgatgggttccttttcatcgtacaagatatgtctaacacttttattatattactggctgatggccgcgactacgttcgcgtggaattaggtttttgaaaatcccgtgggaactctttaattttccgggataaaaagtagcctatgtcacccatgcaaaaatcacgttaatccgttgcaccgctgcgacgttattgaaggacaaaccaacaaaccaataaaccaacaaacaaacacactttcgcatttataataagggtactgatgtagaACAAGCTAATGACGACAGTgccttatatataatatatttaagggatttagtaaattaattatttttttattacattttaattttttttatgtgacaatatacatattatgtgagATCGATACTCGCAGTCCAAAGCGTGAAATTAGTAAACATCTTTCGCAATTTTAATCGTAGTATCGTAAGCAATTCGGTCTTCAATAATTcctaaaaaaaattggcaattTGGCTTACGGACTCTTATgagatattatgtattatgtaaacCTCTCGATAAGACAAAATGAATTAATCATAACGTTCTTTTTATCGTCGCAAACAACTGTGCAAAATGTTACTTCTTTACGTGTtagaactgtttattttatccGTCtgcttaatttattgttatttcacAAAAAACTTTAAGTACTGGAAATCGAGGAATATTCGAGGGCCACTACCATTGCCATTTTTTGGTAATGTTAAAGATTTTGTTCTAAGAAAATCGAATGCTGCAGtattaaataaacaattttatgatAAATATCCGAACGAAAAAGTTGTTGGTATTTTCAGAATGACATCACCAACCTTGATAATAAGAGATTTAGATGTGGCTAAAAATGTGCTGATAAAAGATTTTGAGTATTTCGAAGATCGTGGTATAGAATTTAGTAAAGAGGGTTTGGGAGCTAATCTTTTTCATGCTGATTCGGAAATCTGGAGGCCActgagaatttttttttcgccGTTGTTTACTACTGCCAAATTGAAGAATATGGTCCCTTTAATTGTTGAAAAAAGTGACGCAACCATAAACCACTTTAAGAAAATTACGGAGTTACATAAAGATCAAGATGTATATTCACTTGTTCAAAAATTCACAATGTCATCTATATTGACTTGTGCTTTTGGACTAGATATCGCTATAGACAGCGAATTACTTTTGCAGAAGATGATGAAACTAGATCAATTATCTTTTTCAAGGAACATTGCAAGTGACTTTGATTTATTGTATCCTGGTgtgttaaaaaacttaaatgctTCGGTTTTCCCCAAGGAAGTAAGTAAATTTTTCCTTGATTTGGTTAAAGATACTATAGAATCCCGGAATGGAATACCTTCTAACAGAAAAGACTTTATAGATTTAATTTTGGAAGCAAAAAATCAAGGCACCAttttagaaacaaaaaaaagtgatgATGTAGGAAGTACGATCAAGTACGTGAAATTGACTAATGAAGTAATAGCTGCGCAAGCGTTTATTTTTTATGTGGCTGGGTATGAAACTAATGCGACTACTATGGCATACATGATGTACGAACTTGCCATGAATCCTCAAATACAAGAAAAATTAATTGCAGAAGTTGATGAAGTTTTACACCGACACAATGGAAAGATAACGTATGAGATAGTTGGTGAATTGACTTATATGGAAAAAGTACTTAACGAAACTCTTCGAAAATATCCTGTAGCAGATATACAACGGCGTGCGAAAGCAAATTATAACATACCCGGGACAAAAATAACTATTGAAAAAGGAACAACTATATTTGTGCCAACTTTGGGTATAAGTTACGATGAAAAGTACTATCCAAATCCTGCAAAATTTGACCCAGAGAGATTTTCCCCTAAGAATGAGAGTAATAGACATCCTTGTGCGTTTATTCCTTTTGGTGTCGGTCCTCGGTACTGCATTGGTAAGGCCCGTTATAaggatattttattataaattgttTAATGCATTAATATAAATTCATACATCTAAGCACAATACAATAACTGTGATAGTGTCTTTTCGTCTGTCTGTTatttttacagtaggtatatctGCTGATTTAATGTTTAACCTAGAAACGATCATTAAACTTTTCCCGggaaacagaaaaaacagtttgAAAGAACGTTTGAATTCCAACAAGACGGTATCGTACAATAATATaccagactagcttatgcttgcgacttcgtccgtgtggactgcacaaatttcgaAGCCATATTCCAGGtttcttaggggatgcctacgtcataatagcta is a genomic window of Maniola hyperantus chromosome 12, iAphHyp1.2, whole genome shotgun sequence containing:
- the LOC117987233 gene encoding cytochrome P450 6B1-like, with translation MLLLYVLELFILSVCLIYCYFTKNFKYWKSRNIRGPLPLPFFGNVKDFVLRKSNAAVLNKQFYDKYPNEKVVGIFRMTSPTLIIRDLDVAKNVLIKDFEYFEDRGIEFSKEGLGANLFHADSEIWRPLRIFFSPLFTTAKLKNMVPLIVEKSDATINHFKKITELHKDQDVYSLVQKFTMSSILTCAFGLDIAIDSELLLQKMMKLDQLSFSRNIASDFDLLYPGVLKNLNASVFPKEVSKFFLDLVKDTIESRNGIPSNRKDFIDLILEAKNQGTILETKKSDDVGSTIKYVKLTNEVIAAQAFIFYVAGYETNATTMAYMMYELAMNPQIQEKLIAEVDEVLHRHNGKITYEIVGELTYMEKVLNETLRKYPVADIQRRAKANYNIPGTKITIEKGTTIFVPTLGISYDEKYYPNPAKFDPERFSPKNESNRHPCAFIPFGVGPRYCIGMMFARIQSRVFLMKFLSNFRVETSKNTQATIKFHPGRVLSSPKDGIYLNLIPRKVTIIL